The following proteins come from a genomic window of Acetivibrio cellulolyticus CD2:
- a CDS encoding rod-binding protein yields the protein MDIGKISNTYIDNSISTTKNTVSDKSFEDSLKNAVEKKDDEALKKVCTEFEGMLLNMMYKQMKATVSKSTLIPQDSGTEYFESMLDDQIVEEASKTNSMGLGEQLYKQLSHQLKSDK from the coding sequence ATGGATATAGGCAAAATAAGTAATACGTATATTGATAATTCAATAAGCACTACAAAAAACACAGTTAGTGACAAGAGTTTTGAGGATAGCCTGAAAAACGCTGTAGAAAAAAAAGACGATGAAGCGCTTAAGAAAGTATGTACAGAGTTTGAAGGAATGCTTCTTAACATGATGTATAAACAAATGAAAGCAACTGTATCAAAATCAACCCTGATTCCTCAAGATAGTGGAACAGAATATTTTGAAAGCATGCTGGATGATCAAATTGTTGAGGAAGCTTCCAAAACAAATAGCATGGGCCTGGGAGAACAACTGTACAAGCAGCTCTCACATCAGCTTAAATCAGATAAGTAA
- a CDS encoding flagellar hook-basal body protein, with protein sequence MIRALYTSGWSMNANNKQMDVISNNLANVSTNGYKKDTVVYESFPNALVRRVNDTESTLNPSGKVGDVQLGNDVGQVFTYYTSGQLASTGNNLDLAIGSSDSAFFTIGVPSENGELTEYYTRDGSFCLNSAKQLVTSEGYMVMGTDGPITLESENFSVLDDGSIVQNGQVVDKLAIKDFTDTSTLRKFGENLIQTTEETQEQEFNGVVKQGYLEQSNVNVVNEMINMITVMRAYESNQKVIQALDGTLEKAVNEVGAVR encoded by the coding sequence ATGATTCGAGCACTATATACATCCGGTTGGAGCATGAATGCTAACAACAAACAAATGGATGTAATATCGAATAACCTTGCCAATGTAAGCACTAACGGATATAAGAAGGATACGGTTGTTTATGAAAGCTTTCCCAATGCCCTGGTGAGGAGAGTTAACGACACAGAGAGCACTCTAAACCCTTCTGGAAAGGTTGGAGATGTACAACTGGGAAATGATGTGGGGCAAGTGTTTACATACTATACCAGCGGACAATTGGCGAGTACAGGCAATAACTTGGATTTGGCAATTGGTAGTTCGGATTCGGCGTTTTTTACCATAGGCGTTCCATCTGAGAATGGAGAACTAACCGAGTACTATACCCGTGACGGAAGTTTTTGCCTGAATTCAGCAAAGCAGCTTGTCACAAGTGAAGGATATATGGTTATGGGAACAGACGGTCCAATTACTTTAGAAAGCGAGAATTTCAGTGTTTTAGATGATGGATCAATAGTTCAGAATGGGCAAGTAGTGGACAAACTTGCAATAAAGGATTTTACTGACACTTCTACTCTAAGGAAGTTTGGTGAAAATCTGATACAAACTACTGAAGAAACTCAGGAGCAGGAGTTTAACGGTGTTGTAAAGCAGGGATATTTGGAACAATCAAATGTTAATGTAGTTAATGAAATGATAAATATGATTACTGTAATGCGTGCTTACGAATCAAACCAAAAAGTGATACAGGCTTTAGATGGAACTCTCGAAAAAGCTGTAAATGAAGTTGGAGCTGTAAGATAA
- a CDS encoding dockerin type I repeat-containing protein, with protein MKKKKCITLVSQFVVFILIIASTVLYPFGFGKLEAATLNNTSGGSPGIVQGDINYDGLVNSIDFAHIRMYLLGMSNSLLSEENVSIADLNMDKEINSIDLGIMRGFLLGKISGFPKGSASPTVVPTVAATPTPKASTTPVPSSTDDFTNSISKASYALVVGEDVNGMINYEGDKDYLTFQPSVDGRYRVDIVSNPDTIVGFLYVEKVEGLDSYYSSFKTYTSDKGCYVEQNLLCNTKYYLGIKNINGVSSLDSYTIKISKVN; from the coding sequence ATGAAAAAGAAAAAGTGTATTACGCTGGTAAGTCAATTTGTAGTATTTATCCTAATTATTGCTTCAACTGTACTTTATCCATTTGGATTTGGAAAGTTGGAAGCTGCAACCCTGAACAATACATCAGGAGGCAGCCCGGGCATTGTCCAAGGTGATATTAATTACGATGGTTTAGTTAATAGTATTGACTTTGCTCACATTAGAATGTACCTATTAGGAATGTCCAATAGTTTGCTATCGGAGGAAAATGTTTCAATAGCGGACCTTAATATGGACAAGGAAATTAATAGTATTGATTTGGGAATAATGAGAGGATTTCTACTAGGTAAAATAAGTGGATTTCCAAAGGGCTCGGCATCACCAACTGTGGTACCTACTGTAGCAGCAACGCCTACACCTAAAGCGTCGACAACGCCTGTGCCTAGTTCTACAGACGATTTTACGAATTCAATTTCAAAAGCTTCATATGCCTTAGTGGTTGGGGAAGATGTTAATGGAATGATAAACTATGAAGGTGACAAGGATTACTTAACTTTCCAACCTTCTGTTGATGGAAGATATAGAGTAGATATAGTTTCAAATCCTGATACTATTGTAGGATTTTTATATGTGGAGAAAGTAGAAGGCTTAGATAGTTACTATAGCAGTTTTAAAACGTATACTTCAGATAAGGGGTGTTATGTTGAGCAGAATTTGTTATGTAACACTAAATATTACCTTGGTATAAAGAATATTAATGGAGTTAGTTCTCTAGACTCATATACAATTAAAATTTCTAAGGTAAATTGA
- the spoIIID gene encoding sporulation transcriptional regulator SpoIIID: protein MKGYIEERAVELANYIIESKATVRAAAKKFGISKSTVHKDVTDRLVQINSTLAEEAKAVLDTNKAERHIRGGLATKAKYKGEI, encoded by the coding sequence TTGAAAGGTTATATAGAAGAAAGGGCTGTTGAACTTGCCAATTACATCATTGAAAGCAAGGCAACCGTCAGAGCGGCAGCGAAAAAATTCGGGATAAGTAAAAGTACTGTACATAAGGATGTTACTGATCGTTTGGTACAAATAAACTCAACTTTGGCAGAAGAAGCAAAAGCTGTATTAGATACAAACAAAGCTGAAAGACATATAAGAGGTGGATTGGCTACAAAAGCAAAATATAAAGGCGAAATTTAG
- the spoIID gene encoding stage II sporulation protein D: MKKIIYYIFIMITVTIIIPMLIVRGCNTVLDDVKPEGKAEKAQTKIKVYIKSEDRVEEMPLESYVKGVVAAEMPIDYEPEALKAQAVAARTYAYGRMINLYTVKDDKHCGAQVCTDFNHCQSWIKQDDIMKKWGSINALANWKKIETAVKETENILILYDNKPINPLFHTNSGGRTENAEDVWDGTETPYLKSVQSDGEEEDKGYKVVTAFKEKDIIDKIKVQYPDIKLNEDDLLSNFSIQELSEGGRVKTMKIGDVSLKGTDLRRILSLRSTNFKIEKGNKGELNITTIGFGHGVGMSQCGANYLAKNGGTFEEILKYYYKGVSLGKIKEQ; the protein is encoded by the coding sequence ATGAAAAAAATAATTTACTATATTTTTATTATGATTACCGTTACAATAATTATTCCTATGCTTATTGTAAGGGGATGCAATACGGTGCTAGATGACGTTAAGCCGGAGGGAAAAGCTGAAAAAGCACAAACAAAAATAAAAGTATACATAAAATCTGAAGACAGAGTTGAAGAGATGCCTCTTGAGAGCTACGTCAAAGGTGTAGTTGCAGCAGAGATGCCCATAGATTATGAACCTGAAGCATTAAAAGCTCAAGCAGTTGCTGCCAGAACTTATGCTTATGGCAGAATGATTAATTTATATACAGTTAAAGATGATAAGCATTGTGGGGCACAAGTTTGTACTGACTTTAATCACTGCCAGTCTTGGATAAAACAAGATGATATAATGAAAAAATGGGGTTCTATTAATGCATTGGCAAATTGGAAAAAAATTGAGACAGCAGTTAAAGAAACAGAAAATATACTAATACTTTATGACAATAAACCTATTAATCCTTTATTTCATACAAATAGTGGGGGTAGAACGGAGAATGCTGAGGATGTATGGGATGGAACAGAAACCCCGTACCTAAAAAGTGTACAAAGCGATGGAGAAGAGGAAGATAAGGGCTATAAGGTTGTTACAGCTTTTAAAGAAAAGGATATAATTGATAAGATAAAAGTCCAGTATCCAGATATAAAGCTTAATGAGGATGATCTATTAAGTAATTTCAGTATCCAGGAACTCTCAGAAGGTGGAAGGGTAAAAACTATGAAAATTGGGGATGTTTCACTTAAGGGTACAGATTTAAGACGTATACTATCATTAAGGTCCACAAATTTTAAAATTGAGAAAGGTAATAAGGGAGAATTGAATATAACTACAATAGGATTTGGACACGGTGTTGGTATGAGTCAGTGCGGTGCAAATTACCTGGCAAAGAACGGCGGAACATTTGAAGAGATTCTTAAGTATTATTACAAGGGCGTTTCGCTTGGAAAAATTAAAGAACAGTGA
- a CDS encoding PA14 domain-containing protein — protein sequence MNDLDNIGVVIKIDTDEAIAMTDDSIFIRIRKKEDMFLGQKILIKKEDLLKEKMKNFKSFYYAAAGFAAVFAIVFTLMFLHGRSFNMGLTYAYIDIDINPSIELMIDEKEVVRDVHTLNKDAENLISQLKLENLKIDQALNIIIEKSKENGYLDFGSESGYVFIAAALGENHANSGEDKKQLADLLQNIKKDLNEKYGDDIKSKVVNVPLDYRNKSKANNISMGKYFIYAKAKEMSKEISMEELKEAELYTLLKKIDMLTGKGNTPVPSMATSTPVAVQVSETANIIDTPTPQIANTPIPVTITGVTSSKTHTMLYTSTPYSKSVTATPQKYVNDSPSDVVKIEEARIPGLKGEYYDNSDFTELKVIRTDSQVNFRWAEGCPDSQIGADTFSVRWTGKIVPRYSENYTFYTYADDGVRLWINNVLLIDNWKSQRPSECKGELKLNKGTQYDIKVEYFENIKSGQVKLYWSSSSQAKEIIPESQLYHNVKVYQAEQASLSKAFIESSNKGFAGSGYVNYQNEVGGWIEWKIEVAKSGTYKLNLRYANGTNANRVVEINVNDNTVKNTLDFEKTNAWTTWKDKSIMVNLKAGVNTIRVTAISSEGGPNIDYLELNQ from the coding sequence AATGACCGATGATTCTATATTTATAAGGATTAGAAAGAAAGAAGACATGTTTTTGGGGCAAAAGATTCTGATAAAAAAAGAAGATTTGCTTAAAGAAAAAATGAAAAACTTTAAAAGTTTCTATTATGCAGCTGCTGGTTTTGCAGCAGTATTTGCAATTGTGTTTACGCTTATGTTTTTGCATGGAAGATCTTTTAATATGGGATTAACTTATGCCTATATAGATATTGATATTAATCCTAGCATTGAATTGATGATTGATGAAAAAGAGGTAGTTAGAGATGTTCATACGCTAAATAAAGATGCTGAAAATCTTATTAGTCAATTAAAGCTGGAAAATTTAAAAATAGATCAGGCACTAAATATAATTATTGAAAAATCAAAGGAGAATGGGTATTTAGATTTTGGCAGTGAAAGTGGATATGTATTTATTGCCGCTGCCTTGGGAGAAAACCATGCCAATAGTGGAGAAGACAAAAAACAACTCGCTGATTTACTGCAAAATATAAAAAAAGATTTAAATGAAAAATATGGGGATGATATAAAATCAAAGGTGGTCAATGTTCCTTTAGATTACCGTAATAAGTCCAAAGCAAACAATATTTCAATGGGGAAGTATTTTATTTACGCAAAAGCTAAAGAGATGAGCAAAGAGATTAGTATGGAAGAACTGAAGGAGGCGGAGCTTTATACATTACTAAAGAAAATTGATATGCTAACTGGCAAAGGAAATACACCAGTTCCTTCCATGGCAACATCAACACCTGTAGCGGTGCAAGTTAGTGAGACGGCAAACATAATAGATACACCAACACCACAAATAGCTAATACCCCTATTCCTGTAACAATTACTGGTGTAACGTCCTCCAAAACCCATACGATGCTTTATACAAGCACTCCTTATTCGAAAAGTGTGACAGCTACACCCCAAAAATATGTAAATGACTCACCCTCAGATGTAGTAAAAATAGAAGAAGCTAGGATTCCAGGCTTAAAGGGAGAGTATTATGACAATTCGGATTTTACAGAACTTAAAGTTATAAGGACAGATTCGCAGGTTAATTTCAGGTGGGCTGAAGGATGTCCGGATTCTCAAATTGGAGCAGATACTTTTTCTGTTCGTTGGACTGGGAAAATTGTACCTAGATATTCGGAGAATTACACATTTTATACTTATGCTGACGATGGGGTACGCCTTTGGATAAACAATGTTTTGTTGATTGACAACTGGAAATCGCAGCGTCCTTCAGAGTGTAAAGGCGAACTGAAGTTAAATAAAGGAACCCAATATGACATAAAGGTAGAATATTTTGAGAATATTAAATCCGGACAAGTTAAGTTGTACTGGTCCAGTAGCAGTCAGGCGAAGGAGATCATACCTGAAAGCCAACTTTATCATAACGTAAAAGTATATCAGGCTGAGCAGGCAAGCCTTTCTAAAGCTTTTATTGAGAGTAGTAATAAAGGCTTTGCGGGAAGCGGTTATGTGAATTATCAAAATGAAGTTGGCGGATGGATTGAATGGAAAATTGAAGTAGCAAAATCCGGAACATATAAGTTGAATTTAAGATATGCAAACGGAACAAATGCTAATAGAGTTGTAGAAATAAACGTAAATGATAATACTGTCAAAAATACATTGGATTTCGAGAAGACAAATGCATGGACAACATGGAAGGACAAAAGTATCATGGTTAATCTTAAAGCAGGGGTGAATACCATTCGAGTTACAGCTATATCCAGTGAAGGGGGACCAAATATAGATTATTTGGAGCTTAACCAATAA
- the mreB gene encoding rod shape-determining protein yields the protein MFGIGQDIGIDLGTATVLVYIKGKGIVLREPSVVAIDKNSNKLLAVGEEARRMLGRTPGNIVAIRPLREGVISDYDITERMLKHFINKVCGSRILKLVRPRIIVCVPSGVTEVEKRAVKEAAMQAGARRTYLIEEPIAAAIGAGIDIAKACGSMVIDIGGGTTDIAVISLGGTVVSSSIKIAGDKFDEAIVRYMRKKHNIMIGERTAEELKINIGTVYPRVQEVTMDIRGRNLISGLPKTITVTSTEIMEALEEPILSIVEAVHSVLEKTPPELASDISDRGIVMTGGGSLIYGLDKLIQEKTGINVVVADDAISCVAIGTGKALDNIETIEQSEAAENRSIQR from the coding sequence TTGTTTGGTATTGGTCAGGATATAGGTATTGATCTTGGAACTGCGACCGTTCTTGTTTATATTAAAGGGAAGGGTATAGTTCTTAGAGAGCCGTCTGTTGTAGCTATAGATAAAAATTCAAATAAACTTCTTGCTGTAGGTGAAGAGGCAAGGCGAATGCTTGGAAGAACACCTGGTAATATTGTTGCTATCAGGCCATTAAGAGAAGGTGTTATTTCTGATTATGACATTACTGAGAGAATGTTAAAGCATTTCATAAATAAGGTGTGTGGAAGTAGGATACTCAAACTGGTAAGACCGAGAATAATTGTTTGTGTGCCGAGTGGAGTTACAGAGGTTGAGAAAAGAGCTGTTAAAGAGGCGGCCATGCAGGCAGGAGCAAGAAGGACTTATCTAATTGAAGAACCTATAGCAGCAGCGATAGGCGCAGGCATTGATATTGCAAAAGCTTGTGGAAGTATGGTTATAGATATTGGTGGGGGGACTACCGATATTGCAGTTATCTCTCTTGGCGGAACAGTTGTGAGCAGTTCTATAAAAATAGCCGGGGATAAATTTGACGAAGCAATCGTAAGATATATGAGGAAAAAGCACAATATAATGATAGGCGAGCGTACGGCTGAAGAATTAAAAATAAACATCGGTACTGTCTATCCAAGAGTGCAGGAAGTGACAATGGATATTAGGGGTAGAAACCTTATATCGGGATTGCCCAAGACCATAACAGTAACATCTACAGAGATTATGGAAGCACTTGAAGAACCTATTTTAAGTATTGTTGAGGCTGTTCATTCTGTTCTGGAAAAGACACCTCCGGAGCTTGCATCGGATATAAGCGACAGAGGTATTGTTATGACAGGCGGTGGAAGTTTGATTTACGGCTTGGATAAGCTTATACAGGAGAAGACAGGTATTAATGTAGTTGTAGCTGATGATGCGATTTCCTGTGTGGCGATTGGTACTGGAAAGGCTTTGGATAATATTGAAACAATTGAGCAAAGCGAAGCTGCTGAGAATAGATCTATTCAAAGATAA
- a CDS encoding NlpC/P60 family protein, whose translation MVWKNKILRLTLIILPIIFFSVLNLNGPDIDKQVIRSEYVESLKRYNGTKYLWGGETSMGIDCSGLVRRGLIDTYIRLGFLHTSPQYIRKGIYLWFNDFSAEAMGNEYGNLTIRIMTNQILNNTDYEKIREGDIMVTENGVHTMAYIGNQEWIQADPSKHKVIILRAPDDSNSWYKVPSYILRWKDLE comes from the coding sequence ATGGTATGGAAAAACAAGATCCTAAGGCTAACTCTGATTATACTTCCAATTATATTTTTTTCTGTCTTAAACCTTAATGGTCCTGATATAGACAAGCAAGTTATCAGATCGGAGTATGTAGAATCATTAAAAAGATACAATGGAACAAAATACCTTTGGGGCGGAGAAACTTCGATGGGTATTGACTGTTCAGGTCTTGTAAGACGTGGACTTATAGATACATATATCCGATTGGGCTTTTTACACACCAGCCCCCAATACATAAGAAAAGGTATTTACTTGTGGTTTAATGACTTCTCTGCAGAAGCCATGGGTAATGAATATGGCAACCTTACAATACGGATTATGACGAACCAGATTTTGAACAACACCGATTATGAGAAAATAAGAGAAGGTGATATAATGGTAACTGAAAACGGAGTCCATACCATGGCATATATCGGCAATCAGGAGTGGATACAGGCTGACCCATCAAAACATAAGGTAATCATCCTGAGAGCACCGGATGATAGTAATAGTTGGTACAAAGTACCTTCATATATTCTTAGATGGAAAGACTTAGAATAA
- a CDS encoding M23 family metallopeptidase → MNFKKLFPEKKASQKRVLDFFDKKGFYIVLTLCIAIVGVTAALITTKNISSSGNFKKGEIITNEMANSITSEDESSISSASIRSDLESSGKTATDAPKAISKATPAKQDSKATSEPKKTNAGKDPKKTSEPSKGSNSTKKASTDSLEVETSNKAESKSFSMPVFGDISLEYAQDKLVYSKTLDEWRSHAGLDLKAARGSAVKVAADGVVSEIKNDPRLGVTIIIDHSNGLKTVYANLASGDMVSPNQKVKQGEVIGAVGNSASFESAEPAHLHFEVLKNNKNVNPSDYLPNKAS, encoded by the coding sequence GTGAATTTTAAAAAGTTATTTCCAGAAAAGAAAGCATCGCAGAAAAGAGTTTTAGATTTTTTTGATAAAAAGGGATTTTATATTGTCCTAACCTTGTGTATTGCTATTGTAGGAGTAACAGCAGCGCTAATAACTACAAAAAATATTTCATCGTCAGGAAATTTTAAAAAGGGTGAAATCATTACCAATGAAATGGCAAATAGTATTACATCTGAAGATGAAAGCAGTATAAGTAGTGCTTCAATACGTTCGGATTTGGAAAGTTCGGGTAAAACAGCAACTGACGCTCCTAAAGCAATTAGTAAGGCCACCCCTGCAAAGCAGGATTCAAAGGCAACAAGTGAGCCGAAGAAGACAAATGCAGGAAAGGATCCCAAAAAGACAAGCGAACCTTCGAAAGGCAGCAATAGTACTAAAAAGGCGTCAACAGATAGTTTGGAAGTTGAAACCAGCAATAAAGCTGAAAGTAAAAGTTTTTCAATGCCTGTTTTTGGAGATATATCATTAGAATACGCCCAGGACAAACTGGTATATTCAAAGACTCTTGACGAGTGGAGATCTCACGCAGGTTTGGACCTAAAAGCTGCAAGGGGAAGTGCAGTAAAAGTAGCAGCGGATGGTGTGGTTTCGGAAATTAAAAACGATCCAAGGCTTGGTGTTACAATAATTATAGACCATTCAAATGGATTGAAGACTGTATATGCAAACCTTGCAAGTGGTGATATGGTATCACCTAATCAAAAAGTCAAACAGGGTGAAGTGATAGGAGCAGTTGGTAATAGTGCTAGTTTTGAATCTGCTGAACCTGCACATCTCCATTTTGAAGTACTTAAAAACAACAAGAACGTTAACCCATCTGACTATTTGCCAAACAAAGCAAGTTAG
- a CDS encoding flagellar hook-basal body protein, producing the protein MMRALWTAGSGMTAQQLSVDVISNNLSNVNTTAYKKERVEFKDMLYETLNRASVMDGDGKPVNLQVGHGSSIVATSKSFGIGNLEKTDNPLDFAIDGDGFFTVSGPKGTAYTRDGNFKISVSEDGNKLTTSDGYPVLDDTGAEINIDVDVSKLIVSDFGELSYTDDTGVVVPLGQKIGIVKFSNRQGLESMGSNLYASNSASGEAVQDAEMGTVSNVKQYYIESSNVQVVEEMVKLIVAQRAYEINSKAVQTADDMLGIANSLKR; encoded by the coding sequence ATGATGAGAGCATTATGGACTGCAGGTTCAGGTATGACAGCACAACAACTTAGTGTAGATGTGATATCAAATAATCTTTCTAATGTAAATACAACTGCTTATAAGAAGGAAAGAGTGGAATTTAAGGATATGCTCTATGAGACGCTAAATAGGGCTTCGGTAATGGATGGGGACGGAAAACCTGTTAATCTTCAAGTTGGTCATGGATCATCTATTGTAGCTACTTCTAAAAGCTTTGGGATTGGAAATTTGGAGAAGACAGACAATCCTCTGGATTTTGCAATTGATGGGGATGGATTTTTTACAGTTTCAGGACCAAAAGGTACTGCATATACCCGTGATGGTAATTTCAAGATAAGTGTTTCAGAGGATGGAAACAAGCTTACTACTTCAGACGGATATCCTGTCCTTGATGATACAGGCGCAGAAATAAATATCGATGTCGATGTTTCAAAACTGATTGTATCTGATTTTGGGGAACTGTCCTATACAGATGATACGGGAGTAGTGGTTCCTTTAGGCCAGAAAATAGGTATTGTTAAGTTCTCCAACAGGCAAGGCTTAGAAAGCATGGGAAGCAATTTGTATGCCAGTAACTCAGCTTCCGGGGAAGCTGTTCAGGATGCCGAAATGGGGACTGTTAGCAATGTAAAGCAGTATTACATTGAATCTTCCAATGTTCAGGTAGTTGAAGAAATGGTAAAGCTGATAGTTGCTCAAAGGGCATATGAAATAAATTCAAAGGCGGTCCAGACGGCTGATGATATGCTGGGCATAGCAAATAGTCTTAAGAGATAA